The DNA segment CTTCTGGACCTTCACGGCGTCGTCGCCGTAGACGTACGCGGTCAGCGTGCCGCCGTCCCCGCCGCTGCCGCCGTCCGACCCGCAGCCCGCCAGGACCCCTGCCATGACCATGGCCGCGCCGACCGCGGTCCATCTCGCCGCGCGCTTGCCCTGAGTGAAAATTCCCGACCGCATGACCGCACCTCTGTCGAATCTTTCGGAGTTGCTTACGAATGTTGCCGGAACCGTACGGTCGGGTTTCGGGCCAGTCAAGAGGTCCCGAGCCGCGAATTTTCTGCGGGGTCCGGCCCCACACCCGGGGCGGCGGGCGGTTACGATTCGCTGTATGAGCCCCGGAAACGTCCAGTCACATCAGGAGAATGCGCCTGCCGGAGCGGCGTCGGAAGGCGCTGCCACGCTGGCGGAAATCGCCCGAGCGGCCGGAGTCTCGGCTCCGACAGTTTCGAAGGTGCTGAACGGGCGTGCCGATGTCGCGCCCGGTACGCGCACCAAGGTCGAGGAGTTGCTGCTGCGGCACGGCTATCGGCGCAGACGCGGCTCGACCACGCAGTCGCAACTCATCGATCTGGTCTTCCACGAGCTGGACAGCGCATGGGCGATGGAGGTGGTGCGCGGGGTGGAGAACGTCGCGCGCGAGGAGGGGCTGAGCCTGGTCCTCTCGGAGAGCGCGGGCCGCCTCAGCCCCGGCCAGACCTGGGTCGACGGGGTGCTGGCCCGCCGCCCGGTCGGGGTGATCCTGGTCCTGTCCGACCTCACCGCCGCCCAGCGCGCGCAGCTCACCAGCCGCAGCATCCCGTACGCGGTGGTCGACCCGGCCGGTGATCCGGGCGACGACATCCCCTCGGTCGGCACGACGAACTGGCAGGGCGGTCTCGCCGCCACCCGGCATCTCACCGGCCTGGGCCACCGCAGGATCGGCGTGGTCAGCGGCCCGTCCCGGATGATGTGCAGCCTGGCCCGCGTGGACGGCTACCGCGCGGCCCTGGAGACGGCGGGCATCGCGATCGACCGGTCGCTGATCCGCGAGGGCGAGTTCTCGCACGAGGCGGGGTACGCGGCCGGGATGGAGCTGCTGCGCTCGGCGGACCGGCCGACCGCCGTCTTCGCCGGCAACGACCTCCAGGCGCTCGGCGTGTACGAGGCGGCGCGCGAGCTGGGTCTGCGCATCCCGGAGGACCTGAGCGTGGTCGGCTTCGACGACCTGCCGCTCACCCGGTGGATCGGGCCGCCGCTGACCACGGTGCGCCAGCCGCTGATCGAGATGGCGGAGACGGCGGCCCGGCTCGTCCTGAACCTGGGCCGGGGCCGGCAGCCCGCGACGACCCGGGTGGACCTGGCGACCAACCTGGTGGTCCGCAGCAGCACGGCCCCGCCCTGCCGCTGAGCCGGTACGCGATCCGCGCCCCGGACCGGTGACATTCCGGGCCGTCGTCCGCGCCGCTGTCAGTGCCCCGGTGCAGACTGACCGGTATCCGGCACAACGGCGTTTCGGGAGGTTCGGTCATGACCGGGGTACTGCTCACCGTGGGCACCCGCAAGGGGCTCTTCATCGGCCGCAGGCGCGGCGGCACGTGGGAGTTCGAGGGGCCGCATTTCAACGCGCAGGCGATCTACGCGGTGGCCATCGACACCCGGAGCGACCGGCCCCGGCTGCTCGTCGGCGGGGACAGCGCGCACTGGGGCCCGTCCGTGTTCCACTCCGACGACCTGGGGGCGAGCTGGGTCGAGCCGAAGACCCCGGCCGTGAAGTTCCCGGAGTTCACCGGGACCTCGCTGGAGCGGGTCTGGCAGTTGCAGCCGGCGGGTCCGGAGGCGCCGGGCGTGGTCTACGCGGGTACGGAGCCGGCCGCGCTGTTCCGCTCCGCGGACGGGGGCGAGTCCTTCGAGCTGGTGCGCCCGCTGTGGGAGCATCCGACGCGTGAGCGGTGGGTGCCCGGCGGGGGCGGCGAGGGGCTGCACACGATCCTGACCGACGCGCGCGACCCGCGCCGGGTGACGGTCGCGGTCTCCACCGCCGGGGTGTTCCGGACCTTGGACGGCGGGGCGAGCTGGGACCCGGCCAACAAGGGCGTCTCGGCGGTGTTCCTGCCCGACCCGGACCCGGAGTTCGGCCAGTGCGTGCACAAGGTCAGCCGGGACGCGGCCGACCCGGACCGCCTCTATCTGCAGAACCACTGGGGCGTCTTCCGCAGCGACGACGCCGGGGGCAACTGGACGGACATCGGCGCGGGCCTGCCCTCGGACTTCGGCTTCGCCGTGGCCGCCCATCCGCACCGCGCGGACACGGCGTACGTCTTCCCCATCAACGCCGACGCCGACCGGGTGCCCGCCGAGCACCGCTGCCGGGTCTTCCGCACGACGGACGCGGGCGCGCACTGGGAGCCCCTGTCGGCGGGCCTGCCCGAGGGCGCCCACTACGGCACGGTGCTGCGCGACGCCCTGTGCACGGACGACGCGGACCCGGCCGGGGTCTACTTCGGCAACCGCAACGGCGAGTTGTACGCGAGCGCGGACGACGGGGACACCTGGGAGCAGCTGGCCGCCCATCTGCCGGACGTGCTGTGCGTACGGGCGGCCGTCGTGGACGGGTGACCCCGGCGTCCGTGTCCGCGTCCGCGTACGGCTAGGGAAGCCGCCAGTCCACCGGTTCGGCGCCCTGCGCGGCCAGGAGTTCGTTGACCCGGCTGAACGGCCTGGAGCCGAAGAAGCCGCGGTCGGCGGACATCGGGGAGGGGTGGGCGGACTCGATGGCCGGGAGGTCGCCGAGGAGCGGGCGCAGATTACGGGCGTCGCGCCCCCAGAGCACGGAGACCAGCGGCTTGCCCCGCGCGGCCAGGGCGCGGATGGCCTGTTCGGTCACTTCCTCCCAGCCCTTGCCGCGGTGGGCGCCGGGTGAGCGGGGCGCGGTGGTCAGCGCCCTGTTCAGCAGCAGCACGCCCTGCCGGGTCCAGGGGGTGAGGTCGCCGTTGGACGGCCGGGGCAGCCCCAGGTCGGCGTGGAGTTCGCGGTAGATGTTCTCCAGGCTGCCCGGCAGCCTGCGGACGTCCGGGGAGACCGCGAAGCTGAGGCCGATCGCCATGCCCGGGGTCGGGTAGGGGTCCTGACCGACGATCAGGACCCGTACGTCCTCGAAGGGCTGCTGGAACGCGCGCAGCACGTTCGCTCCCGCGGGGAGGTAGGTGCGGCCCGCCGCGATCTCCGCACGGAGGAAATCGCCCATCGCGGCGATGCGGCCCGCCACGGGGGCGAGGGCGTCGGCCCAGCCGGGCTCGACTACTTCGTTCAACGGTCGTGCTGTCACGGAAGATCACCCTACCGGCGCAACGGGGTGCTCCGGGGATAGGGTGCTGCCGTCCTTGTCCCCTCGTCCCGCGGGAGCCGGTCCATGACGTCGCACGGGCACACCGCCGAGGCGCCGAACGGCTTGGTCCTCGGCGTGGATTCGGGCGGTTCCGGGCTGCGGGTGGCGCTGGGCGCTGCCGAGGCGGACGCCCCGGTGGCGACCGTCGACTGCGGGGGCCCGGTGCGGACCGGGCCGCGCGGCATCGACGCCGCCCATCTGCTGGAGCAGGTGCTGCCCGCCGTACGCGAGTTGCTCGCGGGGCGGGCCCCCGGTGCGCGGGTCACCGCCGCGGCGGTCGGCGCGGCGGGCATGGCCACGCTCGGCGACGAGTTGCGCGCCGTGCTGCCGGGCGCCCTGGCCGATGAGCTGGGCGTGCGCCGGATCGCGCTCGCGGCGGACGCGGTGACCGCGTACGCCGGGGCGGTCGGGCAGCGGCCGGGCGCGGTGGTGGCCGCCGGGACCGGGCTGATCGCGCTGGGCACGGATCTGACGCGGTGGCGGCGGGCGGACGGCTGGGGGCATCTGCTGGGTGACAGCGGCGGCGGCGCCTGGATCGGCCGGGCCGGGCTCGACGCGGCGATGCGCGCCCACGACGGGCGGCGCGGCGGTTCAACGGCGCTGCTGGAGCGGCTGGAGGCGGTGTTCGGTGCGCCGGCCGAGCTGCCGGGGCTGCTCTATCCGCGCGCCGACCGGCCCGCCCTGCTGGCCTCGTTCGCGCCGGAGGTGGCCGCGTGCGCGGACCGCGATCCGGTCGCGGCGGGCATCCTCGGCGCCGCCGCCGCGCACATCGCGGAGGCGGCGGCCGCGGTCTGCCCGGCGGCGGGTCCGGAGGGCGAGGCGTGCGAAGTCGCGCTGACGGGCGGGCTGTTCCGGATGGGCGAGCCGCTGCTCGTACCGCTGTACGAGCAACTGGCGCGGCTGCTGCCCGGAGCACGGGCGGTCCCCGGTTCGGGTGATCCGCTGCTCGGCGCGGTGCGGATCGCCCGCGCCCTGGCCGCCGGAGAGCTGCGGCTGCCGACTCATCCGACGCTGCTGCGTGTTCCGCCGTCCGGCCCGTCGGCACCGGGCGAGCGGCACATCAACCCCGGTAAGCCGCCGATCGGATAAAACCGGACAGAGGCCGCTCGACCGGACCCTCCCCGCGCAGGGGACCGCCCAAAACCAGTAGCATGCGGCGCCATGAGCACCCCCACTGGGCCCGCTTCCGGCCTGCCTGTACGAATGCCGCGACCTCGCCAGTCCGGACGGCACCGCCGCCCGGAGCCCGTGGTCGCGCCCGAGGGCGCTGCCGCGCTCGTTCTCGCCGTTCCCGGCACCCCTTCCCCGGAGAGCCGCAGCCTCGCCGAAGAGGTCGTCAGCATCGCCCGTTCCGAGCTGCCCGGCCTGAACGCCCTGATCGGTTACGTGGACGGCGACGACGCCGAGTACCCGGCGCTGGCCTCCGTGATCGCGCACTCCGCCGCCGAGCGCACCGCGCGCTACGAGCAGGCGCTGGCGGTCGGCCGCGAGGTCGCCGAGCCCGAGGGCCCGGCCGCCGTGGTGGTCCCGCTGCTCGCGGGGCCGGACAGCGCGCTGGTGCGGCGGATACGTCAGGCGATCACGGACAGCGACGCCCCGGCGGAGCTGACCGACGTCCTCGGCCCGCACCCGCTGCTGGCGGAGGCGCTGCACGTGCGGCTGTCCGAGGCCGGGCTCGCCCGCGCGGACCGGGCCAGGCTGTTCACGGTGGCGACGGCCGCCGACGGGATCGTGCTCGCCACGATGGGCGGCGAGGAGGCCGTGCAGGCCGCCGGGATCACGGGCATGCTGCTCGCGGCCCGGCTCGCGGTGCCGGTGATGGCCGCCGCGCTCGACGTGGAGGGCTCGGTCGCCGCGATCGCGGAGCAGCTCAAGGGTTCCGGCTCGCTGCAGCTGGCCGTCGCGCCGTACGTGGTGGGCCCCGAGGTGGCGGACGGCCTGCTGGACGCGGCGGCGAAGGAGGCCGGCTGCGCGAGCGCCGAGCCGCTGGGCGCGTACCCGGCGATCGGCAAGCTGGTGCTCTCGATGTACGCGTCGGCCCTGGGGATCACCCCGCAGGCCGCACAGGGGGCGCAGGCCCGCTGACCCTTCCGGTTGTCACGAACGGGGCCCTCGCGGCGGACGGCAGTCCGCCGCGAGGGCCCCGTCGTCGTCAGCCGAAGACCACGCAGGAGGCGGCGGGGACGTCGACGCTGCCCTCGTGGTGCGGGACGCCGGTCTCCGGGTCCACGGTGAACCAGGCGACGTTGCCGCCGCGTTCGTTGGCCGCGTACAGCCGGCGCCCGGTCGGGTCGAGGGCGAGGTCGCGCGGCCAGTGGCCGCCGCAGTCCACGGTCGTGACCAGGGAGGGGTGCTCGCCGGTCGCGTCGAGGGCGAGCACGGAGATGCTGTCGTGGCCCCGGTTGGCGGTCCACAGGAACCGTCCGTCGTGGGCGACGACGACCTCGGAGGGGTACCGCGCGCCGGTCGCGTCCCCGGGGAGCACGGCGGTCTCACCGACCGGTTCCAGGACGCCGGTGGCGGCGTCCCACCGGCACACGGTGACGGTGGGCTCCAGCTCGTTCAGGACGTAGGCGTGCCGGCCCGAGGGGTGGAAGGCCAGATGGCGGGGGCCGGTGCCGGGGCGCAGGGCCGCCTCGCCGTGCGGGCGCAGCTCCCCGGTGGCCGGGTCGAGGGCGCAGACGCGTACGGAGTCGGTGCCCAGGTCGACGCCGAGGACCCAGGTGCCGGAGGGGTCGGGCAGGACCTGGTGGGCGTGCGGGCCCTCCTGGCGGTCCGTAACCGGGCCGCTGCCCTCGTGGGCGAGGACGGAGGCGACGGGGCCGAGGGTGCCGTCGCCGGCGACGGGCAGCACGCTGACGCTGCCGGAGCCGTAGTTGGCGGTGAGCAGGTGGCCCGCCGCGAGGGCGAGGTGGGTGGGCCCGTCGCCGTCCACCGGCCGGATCTCGCCGAGGGTCCGGGGCTCGTCCGTGGTGACGTCGAGGGCCGCCGCGGCGCCCGGGCCGGTCTCGCTGACCGCGTAGAGGACCGTGCCGCCGGGGCCGAGTGCCAGGTAGGAGGGGTCGGCGACGGCGTCCGTCGCGCCCAGGGCGGTGAGCGCGCCGGTCTCCGGGTCCACGGCGGCGACGGTGACGCCCCGGCCGCCGGCCGAGGTGAACGACCCGATGAATGCCCGAACCGCACCGCTGCTGCTGTCCACCGCTGCTCCTCTCCGCCGGCTCTGCGCGGCGGACGTGGCCGTCGTGATCTCTTCCGGGCGACGGTAGCAGTGCGGGGCTGTGGTCTGGACCAAGGGTCCGGATCAGGCTGTGACCAGGGGCGCGCCCGGTGGGCTGTGCAGCGGGGCGGCGAGTTCGGCGAGCGCGCGTTCCAGGCTGTGCAGATGGGCGAGGGCCGGTTCGGTGGCGGCCGGGTGGACCGGGAGGGCGGCTGCGGGGGTGGTGCGGGCGGGGCGGCCGGGGGCGGTCAGCGCCTCCACGGCGGACTCGACGCGCCAGCAGGCGGCGGCGAGCCGGGCGTCGTGGGACGCCTCCGGGTCGGCGGCCACCGAGGCGAGTCCCCGCACCTCGCGCGCGCACTCGTCCAGCAGCGCGAGTACGTGCTCGGCCCTGGCCCGGCGGGCGCGCAGCGGGCTGAGGGGGTGGACGAGCGGGGCGAGCGAGAGCCGGACGCGGCCGAGCAGCGCCTCCAGCTCGGCGATGCGCGGGGCCGGGTCGGCGCCGGAGGTGCCGGAGAGCCGGGCGGCGGCCTCCTCGGTGCAGGCGTGCACGCAGCGCAGGGCGCGCTGGATCCAGGCGTCGGTGGTGGCGTGCGTGGTGACGGGGAGGACGAACAGCACCGCGAGCATCGCACCGAGGGCGCCCACGGCCGTCTCGCCGAGGCGCAGGGCGAGCAGGGCGGGGTCGAGCACGCCGAGCGCGCCGTAGAGCGCGCCGGCC comes from the Streptomyces sp. NBC_00525 genome and includes:
- a CDS encoding N-acetylglucosamine kinase, yielding MTSHGHTAEAPNGLVLGVDSGGSGLRVALGAAEADAPVATVDCGGPVRTGPRGIDAAHLLEQVLPAVRELLAGRAPGARVTAAAVGAAGMATLGDELRAVLPGALADELGVRRIALAADAVTAYAGAVGQRPGAVVAAGTGLIALGTDLTRWRRADGWGHLLGDSGGGAWIGRAGLDAAMRAHDGRRGGSTALLERLEAVFGAPAELPGLLYPRADRPALLASFAPEVAACADRDPVAAGILGAAAAHIAEAAAAVCPAAGPEGEACEVALTGGLFRMGEPLLVPLYEQLARLLPGARAVPGSGDPLLGAVRIARALAAGELRLPTHPTLLRVPPSGPSAPGERHINPGKPPIG
- a CDS encoding lactonase family protein, encoding MDSSSGAVRAFIGSFTSAGGRGVTVAAVDPETGALTALGATDAVADPSYLALGPGGTVLYAVSETGPGAAAALDVTTDEPRTLGEIRPVDGDGPTHLALAAGHLLTANYGSGSVSVLPVAGDGTLGPVASVLAHEGSGPVTDRQEGPHAHQVLPDPSGTWVLGVDLGTDSVRVCALDPATGELRPHGEAALRPGTGPRHLAFHPSGRHAYVLNELEPTVTVCRWDAATGVLEPVGETAVLPGDATGARYPSEVVVAHDGRFLWTANRGHDSISVLALDATGEHPSLVTTVDCGGHWPRDLALDPTGRRLYAANERGGNVAWFTVDPETGVPHHEGSVDVPAASCVVFG
- a CDS encoding uracil-DNA glycosylase — translated: MTARPLNEVVEPGWADALAPVAGRIAAMGDFLRAEIAAGRTYLPAGANVLRAFQQPFEDVRVLIVGQDPYPTPGMAIGLSFAVSPDVRRLPGSLENIYRELHADLGLPRPSNGDLTPWTRQGVLLLNRALTTAPRSPGAHRGKGWEEVTEQAIRALAARGKPLVSVLWGRDARNLRPLLGDLPAIESAHPSPMSADRGFFGSRPFSRVNELLAAQGAEPVDWRLP
- a CDS encoding WD40/YVTN/BNR-like repeat-containing protein, which produces MTGVLLTVGTRKGLFIGRRRGGTWEFEGPHFNAQAIYAVAIDTRSDRPRLLVGGDSAHWGPSVFHSDDLGASWVEPKTPAVKFPEFTGTSLERVWQLQPAGPEAPGVVYAGTEPAALFRSADGGESFELVRPLWEHPTRERWVPGGGGEGLHTILTDARDPRRVTVAVSTAGVFRTLDGGASWDPANKGVSAVFLPDPDPEFGQCVHKVSRDAADPDRLYLQNHWGVFRSDDAGGNWTDIGAGLPSDFGFAVAAHPHRADTAYVFPINADADRVPAEHRCRVFRTTDAGAHWEPLSAGLPEGAHYGTVLRDALCTDDADPAGVYFGNRNGELYASADDGDTWEQLAAHLPDVLCVRAAVVDG
- a CDS encoding substrate-binding domain-containing protein — its product is MLNGRADVAPGTRTKVEELLLRHGYRRRRGSTTQSQLIDLVFHELDSAWAMEVVRGVENVAREEGLSLVLSESAGRLSPGQTWVDGVLARRPVGVILVLSDLTAAQRAQLTSRSIPYAVVDPAGDPGDDIPSVGTTNWQGGLAATRHLTGLGHRRIGVVSGPSRMMCSLARVDGYRAALETAGIAIDRSLIREGEFSHEAGYAAGMELLRSADRPTAVFAGNDLQALGVYEAARELGLRIPEDLSVVGFDDLPLTRWIGPPLTTVRQPLIEMAETAARLVLNLGRGRQPATTRVDLATNLVVRSSTAPPCR
- a CDS encoding sirohydrochlorin chelatase — encoded protein: MSTPTGPASGLPVRMPRPRQSGRHRRPEPVVAPEGAAALVLAVPGTPSPESRSLAEEVVSIARSELPGLNALIGYVDGDDAEYPALASVIAHSAAERTARYEQALAVGREVAEPEGPAAVVVPLLAGPDSALVRRIRQAITDSDAPAELTDVLGPHPLLAEALHVRLSEAGLARADRARLFTVATAADGIVLATMGGEEAVQAAGITGMLLAARLAVPVMAAALDVEGSVAAIAEQLKGSGSLQLAVAPYVVGPEVADGLLDAAAKEAGCASAEPLGAYPAIGKLVLSMYASALGITPQAAQGAQAR